The Mycolicibacterium aurum genome segment AGAAGGATTGCGACACCTCGGCTTTGGGTGCGATCCCGTCGAACCCGTGGAACGCGCCCTCGACCACCATGACCTCGCACGGCACCCCTGCGTCGCGTAGTCGCGCGGCGTAGGCGAGGTCCTCGTCGTGGAAGAGGTCGAGCGTCCCGACGCCGATCCATGCCGGAGGGAGCCCGGCAAGGTCGTCGCGACGCGCGGGCACCGCAACCTCGGGATCGGCGCCACCGAGATACGCACGCCAGCCGAACCTGTTGCTGGACTGGTTCCACAGCCGGTGCCCGGGATTGTCCAGCCCGGTGCGCTCGACGGTGCGGTCGTCGATCATCGGATACACCAGAAGTTGTGCTGCGAGCGGGATCTCGCCTCGGTCACGGGCCGTCAGTGCCAGCGCCGCGGCAAGTCCGCCGCCGGCGCTGGCGCCCCCGATCGCCACCCGCGCGGGGTCCACGGACGGGAGAGTCGTCAGCCATGCCAGCGCCGCGTAGCAGTCGTCGACCGGGGCCGGGTAGGGGTGCTCGGGTGCCAGACGGTAGTCGACGGATACGACGGTCGCGCCGAGTGTGTCGGCGTAGCGGCGGCAGAGCACGTCGTCCTGGGCCGCCTGGCCGATGACGTACCCGCCCCCGTGGATCCACAGCAGCGCGGGTCCGGGGCTGCTCGCCGGGGCCGAGGGGCGGAACAGTCGAACCGTCACCCCGGAGGACAGGGTGAGGACCTCGGCGTCGGACGGGGCCTTACGCCACATCAGCCGGGACGCTCTCCGGATGAACGGCAGGGTCGCCGGGGTGATGATCTGCCGGGGCAGCAGCTTGGCACTACGGCGCAGCTCGGGATGAAAGTCGATGCGATGGGGCACCCGATCAGTATGCGTGTGCGACAACGCCGCCCGTCAGCGAAGCAGCGGATCGCGCGGCAACCCCAGGATCCGCTCGGCGATCGTGTTGCGGGTGATCTCCGAGGTTCCCCCGGCGATCGTCATCGCCCGATTGCCCAGGTAGCTGAGCGTGAGCTGCGGTGTCTGTCCCACCACGGCGGCGGTGCCGGCCAGCTCGAAGGCCAGCTCGGTGAGATGCTGGCCCGACTCGGCGACCAGCAGTTTCGTCACGTTTCCCTCGGGGCCCGGCTCGGCACCGGCGATGGCGCGGGTGGCCCGGCGCAGGTTCAGCAGCCGCAGGGTGTGGATTTCGGCGATGACCTCACCCGCGCGCCGGACGTACATCGCGCCCGTCGGTGAGCTGTCGAGCAGCGTGATCAGGTGGTCCGGGGTGGTGCCGGTGGGCGCACCGGAGCCG includes the following:
- a CDS encoding alpha/beta hydrolase, with product MPHRIDFHPELRRSAKLLPRQIITPATLPFIRRASRLMWRKAPSDAEVLTLSSGVTVRLFRPSAPASSPGPALLWIHGGGYVIGQAAQDDVLCRRYADTLGATVVSVDYRLAPEHPYPAPVDDCYAALAWLTTLPSVDPARVAIGGASAGGGLAAALALTARDRGEIPLAAQLLVYPMIDDRTVERTGLDNPGHRLWNQSSNRFGWRAYLGGADPEVAVPARRDDLAGLPPAWIGVGTLDLFHDEDLAYAARLRDAGVPCEVMVVEGAFHGFDGIAPKAEVSQSFFTSQCSLLRTAFTTAAA